In Clostridium omnivorum, the DNA window AATTTCATTATTTATAAGAAAGAAGCCCAGGCTGAGCATTAAGCTTGATATTATTGAAGGTATTCCTATTTTAATCAATTTGCTCAAAATTTTAAAATCAAACTTGAAACCCTTTAATATAAGCTTGTCTTCTCCTTTCATAACAAACAGCTCATAGAACATCCAAATACAAATAAGCAGGTTTGAAGCAAAAGAGGACATAACCGAACCAATAAGGCCAAAGTGAAAAACAACAATAAATAGCACATTAAATATTAATTTTAAAATAAGCATAAGCACCATTCTTATAAAGGTGGCTTCAGGTTTTCCATTGGCGTTTTTTATAGAGTTATATATGGATTCAAGAAATAAAAAAGGCAGAACAAAGGAATTTAAAGAAAGGTATAAAAAAACGTCATGAGATATTTGTGAGTCAACTCGGCTAGATATAGGGAATGCTAATAAGTAAAGCAAAGGTGCCATTATTATTCCTAAAAGGAATGCAAAGACCACAACTTGAGTTGAAACATGCTTTGCTTTCTTAAAATCCCCTTTACCATTCATTTGACCAATCATAGCCATTGCAGCAACGCTAAGACCTTGAGAAATAGCAATTGCCATGTTAATAATAGGCCCAGAGTAGGTAATAGCGCCTGCACCTATGGTTCCAACAATATTATTAATAAAGATTCCATCCATTACAGGCATTATGGATTGGACTAGTCCCATCATTAGTGTGGGTACTGAAAGTAGGAAAAGGGTAGGAAGTATTGGACCATTTAATATTAATTCACGTCTTTCTTCAGTATTTTGCCGTAAGAAACTCATATTCATATTTATGTACACCAGCTTTCAGTTAAATAATGCTCATTTAAAAATAAGTTATTTGCTATTAAAATAATCCATTATCTATTATAGACCTAATAATTAATAGCTTCAAATAGACAGAATAGATGAAATTTAGACATATTTAAGGAAAATAGCTACATATAAGCTCTCAATGCTTCAAATTATACAAGAAGAAGTTTAGAAGTATAAATGTACAATATTTGCTGATGTTAAAAAATCCACTCCAAGTTCATTCCCATTTGGAGTGGATTCTCATAGTTATGAGACTGTGTATATTTGATTAACTTGCACTTTTAGGCTTTCCTTACTATAAATTTCATAACTGGGTGGTCAAGACTTCCAGCTACATACTAGTTCCTCAAGAATATCAATCAAAATAAATAAAGTAAAGCCTAGAAGGCTTAATATCACTATTCCTGCATACATTTCAATATAGTCAATTCTGCTCCAAGCATCTAGTATATAATAGCCTATACCATACTGAGTTCCGTATCCTTCAGTGAAAAATAGTATAGAAAGAGCAGTTCCTATTGATAGTCTTAAGCTAGTAAGTAATTCTGGTAAAATAGAAGGTAATGTTATATGTGCGAATATCTGAAGCTTTGAAGCACCCAGACTTCTTAAAGGATTGTAGGTTTCTGATGAAATGTTCATTACCGAATCTCTTACAGCCACTATAATTTGAAACACAAGTATTAACACAATAACTATAATTTTTGATGTATCTCCTAGTCCAAATAACAGCATTACCACTGGCAGCAGTGCCGTCTTTGGAATAGGATAAGTAAAATAAACCAGCGGATTTAAAATTTTATTCCAAGTGTTAGAATAGGCCATAATAAGGCCAATAAATATTCCTATAATTAGAGATATACTAAGTCCAGCTGCTACTCTGTATAGGCTAACTAACACATGGATGTAAATTTTCTCACTAAATATATTTCCCATATTTAAATATATGTCTGTTGGCTTTGGTAGTACACGCATGTTAATTGTTATTGCCAATAGGTACCATAAAATATTGAATATTACAAAGCCCTGAATAAATATCTTGATTTTCTTTAATGCCTTCATATTTTCCATCCCTTTTTTATAATAGTTCTAAGCAGTGAAGATAATTTCAAGTATTCTTCATTTTCTCTTAAATTTTCAGTGTTGAACAAAGGGTTATCAATTATTTTAATTATGTTTCCAGGACAGTGTGACATTATAGCAATTTTTTTTCCTATATATATAGCTTCTTCAATGCTATGAGTAACAAATAATGTAGTAGTTTTATATTGATTCCACATATTCATAAAAAGCTCTTGAGCTTCTTCTCTTGTAATAGCATCTAAAGCAGAAAAAGGCTCGTCCATTAAAAGTAAATCAGAATTCATTATAAAGGCTCTGGCTATAGCGACTCTTTGCTTTTGTCCGCCGCTTAACTCATTAGGAAATCTATCCTTTAATGAATAAATATCTAATTTTTTTTGAATATAATCAATTCTTTCACTAGTTGAACTATCTATAACTTTTCCTTTTATTTTAAGTGAGAGTGTACAGTTTTTTTGAACATTTTTCCACGGAAGCAATCCAAAGTTTTGAGGTATTAATCCGATATTGTGCGTTTTGGGGTTTAAGTCTTCATTATTAAGCTTTACATCACCGCCGTAATCTTTTATTATGCCGCTTAGTACATTAAGTAAAGTAGATTTGCCGCATCCAGAGGGACCTATAACTGCATATATATCCCCAGTGGCAATTTTCATACTTATAGGTCCAAGGGCATTTACCAACTTCTTATCAGATTTATAACTTACTGTAAGATTATTTATATCCAGCATATGATGCCTCCAACGTTACTTAATTCCTATATCATTCATTAAAGTATTAGTGTTAAGAGTCTTTTTAATGAGTCCATTTTTTGTTGTCCAATCTACAACAGACTTAACGTCAGTTTCTTGTGGAAGAGCATTTTTTCTAAACTTGGGTAAATTAAGTTTGCCCTTCATATCAGCAGGATAACCAACGGTTTTTATAATGATATCCTCATATTCTGAGATTGGTGTATTGTTTATGTAATCTACAGCTTCATTGTAGGCTTTATAAAATGCTTTTATTTCAGTGCTCTTTGAATCTATTGCTTTTTGAGTAAAAGCTGTTACTGAAGAATATATATTAAGATTGCCTGCACTTCCTAGAAGTACTCCTCCATCCTTTATAGCAAGGGATGCAAAGGGTTCAGGAAGCAGTGCTGCATCTACATTATTATTTCTTAACATTTCAAGTCTAGTAGGTATAGCAGGAACTATAGATTTTTTTACATCTTTAGGATTAAGAGAATTTTTCTCTAATATTTTATCAAGAGAGTATTCAATAGAAGTCTTTTCTGAAATTGCTACACTCTTACCCTTAATATCATTTACTGATTTTATTCCTGATTTTGAATTTGCTATAAGCATAAAATCCCCATCAGTGATTCCAGTTATTTTTACATCAAAATCCGCATTTTGATAAAGAGAAATAGCTATTTCATCACAAATAACTCCATCTAGATTTCCAGTTTGAAAAGCTGCGTCTCTATCTTTTGAATTTTTAAATGGTTGAAAATTAACATCTATACCTTGTTTTTTAAAGAATCCTTTCTCGTTTGCAATTACAATTGGTATTGCATCTACAGAAGATATTGCTCCAAAATTCAATTTTTGTTTTGCTGCGGTGGTAGAAGCCGTTTCTTTCACAGGTGAGCATGCAGATAATGTTAGAATTAGTGTACAAGTAGTTACAATAGATAATATTTTTTTAAGTTTAATCATTTTGGTCCTCCCATTTTTTAAATAATATGTTTTCTATAGAAAGAGAATCTAATATCTTTCCTACTACAAAGTTAATTAAATCTTCCATACTTTCTGGTTTATGATAAAATCCAGGCATAGCAGGAAGTATACTTACACCAAGCTTTGAAAGCTTTAGCATATTTTCAAGATGAATTGCATTCAGAGGTGTTTCTCTAGGAACGAGGATTAGTTTCCTATTTTCTTTTAAGGCAACATCAGCCGCTCTACATAATAAATTTTTTGCTAAGCCATTACTTATTTCAGCTAGAGTTCCCATAGAGCAAGGAACTACAACCATAGCATCAAATTTATAGGAACCACTGGCAACTCCCGAAAATAGATCATTTATATCTTCGAGCTTGACATGATTATAAGTTTCTTTTAAAATTCTTACCCACTCATCAATGTTTACATTAGTTTCAAATTTCATTACTTTTTTACCGTTGTCAGTACATACAATATGTACGAAAATATCTTTTTTTAAAAGTTCTTGAATTAATCTTATTGCATAAATACTTCCGCTGGCTCCAGTAATTCCAATAATTATTTTTTTCATATTTAATCTCCTTTGGATTATAAATGTAGCTTTTTATATTAGTGCATCAATAACTCCACATACTAAAAATACTATACTAATAATTTGATTAATACCATAGGAGGCTATTTTTACATTGGTTAAATTATGTGGCGAAACCATCTTATGTTCAGCAACGAATAAAATGGATATGATTGAAAGTCCAATGTAATAGATAATTCCTAACTGGCTGCTTAAAATTCCTACTATAATTAATAATATTAGAGTTATGCCATGAAATAGAGTAGAAATATACAGGGCATTTCTCACTCCGAATCTTGCTGGTATTGAGTGTATTCCATTAGCTGTATCAAAGTCATAATCCTGTGCGCCGTATATTATATCGAAGCCTGCAACCCAAAGGGTGTTAGCAGCCCCAATAAAAAGAGGCAGCCAAGTTATCTTCCCAGTAACTGCTAGCCAAGCTCCTACTGGAGCTGCAGCTGAAGTTATACCTAAAACCAGATGGCAGGCCCAGGTAAATCTTTTGGTATAGGAATAAATAACCATTAAGAATAATGCTATAGGTGATAAAATTAAGCATAATGGATTCAGCATTGCTGCAGCAACAACCATTATTAAAAAGCATATTATTACAAATGCTAATACTTCTTTCTTTTTTAGCAAACCTTGAGGTAGCTGCCTTGAAGCAGTTCGCGGATTTTTAGCATCTATTTCAGCATCGATAACTCTATTGATGGCATTTGCTCCAGTTCTTGCCCCCAAAAAGGCAATTAATATCCAAAATATCGTATAAGGAGAAGGAAGTCCATTACTGGCAAGAAGCATTGAAATAAGTGCAAAGGATAAGGAGAAAATAGTATGCGAAAACATAACTAATACTCCATAATCATGAAGCTTTTCTATTGCTTTATTCAATATCATATTCAGCCCATCTCCTTGAAACAAGATCTTTAATATCCTCTGTCATTTCAATATCATCAGGCCATTCTCTTGTATGACCCTCACTAATCCACTTTTTAGTAGCATCTATACCCATTCTATATCCGTAATGTGGAAGGTCAGATGCATGATCAAGAGCGTCTAAAGGTCCTTCAGAAATAACTATATCTTTTTTAGCATCTATATTATTAAAGACCTTCCATGCTACAGTAGATATATCTTTAGGATCTATATTTTCATCAACAACAATTATCATTTTTGTATACATCATCTGTCCGATTCCCCATAGGGAGTTCATTATTTTCTTGGCATGTCCAGGATAACGCTTTTTTATAGAAACAATAACGCAGTTATGAAAAACTCCTTCAAGTGGAAAATTAAAATCAACTATTTCTGGATATTGCATTTTAAGTAATGGTAAGAAAATTCTTTCTGTGGCCTTACCCATATAACAGTCCTCCATAGGTGGCTTACCTACTACAGTGGCTGGGTACACAGGATTCTTTTTATGAGTAATACAGGTTACATGAAATACTGGATAATAATCTGCAAGAGAATAATATCCAGTGTGGTCTCCAAATGGACCTTCAAGCCTTAAATCTTCATTAACATCTACATAGCCTTCTATAATAAATTCCGCATCGGCAGGTACGTATATGTCATTAGTTATAGACTTAACAAGCTTCACTGGAGCCTTTCTTAAAAATCCTGCGAACATCATTTCATCGATATTTTTTGGCAGTGGAGCGGTAGCAGAATATGTAATTGCAGGATCACAGCCAAGAGCTACTGATACAGGCATCTTACCGCCTAAGGTTTTATATTTTTCATAAATCTCTCGACCATCTTTATGTAAATGCCAATGCATGCCGGTTGAATTTTTATCATATACTTGAAGTCTATACATACCCATGTTCTGAATTCCACTTTCAGGGTCTTTAGTTATAACAAGAGGTAGTGTTATAAAGCGTCCACCATCTCCAGGCCAGCACTTCAATATGGGAAGCTTTGATAAATCAGGATTATCCTCAATGATCTCTTGGCAAGCACCTTTAGTTGGTAACTTTATGGGGAATATAGTTGCCATTCTTGTAAGTCTTGGAAGAGATTTAATTTTCTTCATCAGCCCAAGATAATTTGACATATCTATAAATTCTTCTATGTCATTACCAATGTCATCTAGGTTTTCAACACCTAAGGACATGCTCATTCTCTCATAAGTCCCCATAGCGTTTATAAGTACTGGGTATGGGGAATTTTTTACATTTTCAAATAAAAGGGCGGGGCCATATTGCTTTGAGACTCTATCAGTTATTTCAGTAATTTCTAATTCAGAATCTACTTCTGTGTGCACCCTCTTGAGTAGGCCTTTTTCGTCTAAATGCTTAATGAAATCTTGTAAATCTTTATAAGCCATATATTTTCTCCTTTTGTAAAATATTAATTGCTACATTTTAATTTTTATAAATAATCTATCCCATATAATACTACAATAAAATAAGAGAATACTACAAGTAGAATGGAAAAGTTTGTAGTATTCAGAAGATTAATTGTAATCATATTTTAAGCAATTTGTAATGTATTTGTCACAACTTACCATTAACTGGGGATTATAATGAAAATAAATAAACTGTTATGGGCAGGGATGATCAATGAAAAAAATTATATTTATTTTTCTTTCCTTAATATTTATGAGCGGATGTAGTGCTAAAGATTTAACGGATGCTTCCACCGTAAACGTTATAGCGGACTCGCAGCAGGAGGCTGTGTCCTTTGAAAGGGGGATTGTCTATAGCAATACCACCTATGGTTTTACATTTGAGCTTCCGGAGAGCTGGAAAGGTTATTCAATAGTAACTGATAGGTGGGAGGGGAGAGCAATAACAGATAGCGGTCAGGCTGTGGTAGAGACAGGGCCTCAACTTTCCATAAGGCATCCACTATGGTCTTCTAAGCAGAAGAGACAAGATATACCTATTATGATATTTACCAGCAAACAATGGAAGGAACTTCAGGATGAAAAGTTTACTGTTTCGGCTGCACCAATAGGCCCAAGATTATTAGGCAGAAATGATAAATACTTTTTTGCACTTCCACCACGGTATAATTTTACCTTTCTAAAAGGCTATGAAGAGGTGGGAGATATATTAAATAGCAATCCACTTAACACTTTGAAAAGCTAACAATAAGAGGTCTTTACTTTCATTTTACCTATATTTCTATTCCATATTGACACACAAACGTGTGTTCGTATATAATTAACCTATATAAAATTCATGGAAGGTGGAATAATGAAAGTGCTAGCAATGCCAATAGATATGGTATGTTGGTTTGAAAAAACAGGTATACCTCATCCAGTAAGATTTAAAGTTACAAGAGAAGATGAAAGTGAGGTTGTAATAAAGGTAGATAAAGTAATTGCTGTTGATAAGGAAAGGTTGGCAGGCAACGATATGCTGATATTTAGATGCCAAAGCGCAATAAACAATACAAGCAAAGCATTTGAGCTTAAGTATGAGCTCAGAACTTGTAAGTGGATTTTATATAAGATGTGATTTAAATGTTTATTCAACCCACGAAAATTCACAAAATGAACTTTCATGGGTTGTTTTAATGAAGCTGTTTTTTCTAAGTCTCCAATAATAGTAGGGCTTATTCTAATTTATATAGCTACTGCATTTGTGTAAAATCAATCAATCCTAAGCTTCTTAATGCGCAAAGCACTTGCACAGCCACAAATGATGATAATAACCAAAAGAGGCAGTAGAAGATTAAAATTCATGTTAGCTTCTTTCATCATTTCAAAGCCCCATGTTGCTGGGAATATTTTACCAAAAGCTGCAAGTTGCTTTGGCAGAATTTTAGTAGGAAACATTATGCCAGAAAGCATAAGCGACGGTAGAAATATGAACTGTGACACCATTGTAAGTTTTGATGTAGCTTTAATTGTAAGCCCCAAAATGGCTCCAATGCTTAAACTGGTAACAATAAAAATAGCTAACATGATAAAATACATAGCTGAGTTTTTGGGAACAGCTGCATGAAAGGCAGCAGGTGCAACAAAATATATTATAGTACTCATTATAAAGAGATGTACAAAAGCAGAAATAAAATTGTTTATAATTGGGATGCTCAAAGGAATGCGGCCAACTTGATATGACTTTTTTAGTTCACTTCCGTAAGTCTCTGATATAGGAATTGGCGATCCTAAAATTGCCCCCATTGTAACACCAAAAATAGACATAGATTGTATTAGTGTACTCTTGGTGTCAGGTGTTATTGATGTAAATATTCCACCCATAAAACCGAAGAATATAAGCGGCACCACGTAGTAAGTGAGCAGAATACCTTTATTTCTTAAATCAAGCTTCCATTGAAGCAATATACCATATAGAAATGCTTCCATTATTTAACCCCCTTTGCAATACCCAAAAAGCTTTCTTCTAAAGATTGATGTAAAATAATGATATCAATTACAGGATTGGATGAACCTTTAAGGAAGTCTAATATTTCCATTAAACCATCACTGACATTAGTAGTTACATAGGTGTAATAATTATTTTCAGTTTCAACATATGTGGAATGGAAAAAATCAGCCTTTATCAAGGGATTACAGGTTTTGATTTGCAGTTTGATAAGTGGTTGTATCTGTTTAGTAAGCTCTTCTACAGTGCCGATAAAAGCTATTTTACCGTCCTTTAATATAGCTAACCTGTCGCATAAGCTTTCTATTTCAGCCATATCATGACTTGATAGAACGATTGTTTTGCCGTTGTTTTTAAATCTTCTGATTTGCTCATGGAGTGCTGCACGACCCTCTACGTCAAGCCCAGCGGTGGGTTCATCAAGAAAGATAATATCAGGGTCACCTATTAGTCCAAGCGCAAGATGCAACCGTCTTTTTTGACCTGTAGACAATTGACAATACTGCTTGTTTTTTATTTCCGATAATCCAAGACTTTCAAAAAGGGATAGGTCTATAGTTGACTTATTCCATTTAGAAAATAGCGTAAATGCTTCAATTACTTTTATATTAGCAGGCAGGGAAGATGACTGAAGTTGTACACCAAAATCTCCATTAATTGAAATTTCACCTCCATCATATTTCCTAATACCCTCGATACATTCCAATGTAGTGGTTTTACCCGCACCATTTGTACCTAAAAGTGCAAAAACTTCACCTTTTTTTACATCAAAAGATATTCCTTTAATAGCTGTATTCTGTCCATAGCTTTTAATTAAATTTTCAATCTTTATAGCTAATGTCATTATACTTTTCCTCCCTAAATGGATTTTGTATATTATTAGTTTTCCAATATATATTCAGTGCTTTTCCAATAAACTCATCTACTATTTGTTGCTTTTTCTGCATTTCCTCACTCCATTCCTGTTGAGTTTTATTAAACTTCATAAGCTCTGGAAGTATACTCATATCCCCACCTGTGAAATCCATTATGAACGACCACCATTGTTTTGCAAGTTCTTGTCCTTTGTTACTTTCGGGAGTTATCTTTTGTTCATTAAACATTACTATATCATCACTCATGCTTTTCCATTTTTCAAAAAGTGCAACACCTAAGTTAGGCTGCTCTGAGAACCTTTGTTTAATATGAGTCATAAGAGTGTCATCAAAAAATTTCACAACCCAATAGCCTTCGTTTTTTTGTCTAATTAGTGTAACAATATCAGCATATTTATTAAAATCTACTTCATGAATAAGTGATACCTCGTCTCTCAAGGATTGCACTGCAGCTACAGCTTCTTTTAATTTTTCAATTTGAGATTTCAATGCCTGTTCCTGAGAATTCAGTGTTTTTACAACATCATCAGGGTTATCTAGAGAAATTAGCTTATGCTTGATATCTTCCAAAGAAAAGCCTAAATATTTAAAAGATAATATTTGATGAAGCTTTACCATATCTTTTTTCGTATAAAGACGCCTTCCTCCCTCGCTTTTGAAAGATGGTGTAAGTAAGCCTTCTTTGTCATAATATTGCAGGGTACGTACGGATACGTTCATTAGCTTTGCTAGCTCGCCTACTGTTAATAAATCTTTGTTTTTCATTTTCTTTGCCTCCATACTCACATTATATAATATGACGTAACGTCACAAGCAAGGGTAAAAACAACTTATTTCGTTTTAGTAACATAAAATTATCTGAATAATTTAAAGAGGCTGCTGCACAATTATATTAAGTGTAGTAGCCTCATCTAGTGTAATTTTTATAATACTTTTTTTAAAATTTAAACTTATTTTCTCCTAAGATATATATAATTTGTTTTGAACAAATATTCCATGATAATATATACATTACCAATTATTGAAATATGTTGCAATAAACATTAAGATATTTATAGAAATATTAAAAAATTATAGTATGATAAAATGATAGTGGAAGCAGTAGTGCCAAAATACTAATTTATGGAGGTAAATTATGAAGACTTTATTATTTTTAGCTAAAGGTGTTGAAACTATGGAGCTTAGTGTGTTTGTAGATGTATTAGGATGGGCTAGAAATGACTATGGATATAATACGGAAGTTGTGACCTGTGGATTTAATAAAGAGGTCGTTAGTACATTTAACATACCTATTAGAGTAGATAAAGTAATAGATGAAATTAATGTAGATGATTATGATGCTCTTGCTATACCAGGTGGCTTTGAGGAGTTTGGATTTTATGAAGAAGCCTATGATGAAAAATTCTTAAAATTAATAAGACAATTTGATTCTAAAAGTAAAATAATAGCATCTATTTGTGTAGGTGCATTGCCAGTAGGTAAAAGCGGAGTTCTAAAAAATAGAAAAGCTACAACTTACCATTTGAAAGATGGATGCAGGCAAAAGCAATTAAATACCTTTGGTGTTAATGTGATAAATGAACCTATAGTAGTTGATAGAAATATTATTACATCCTATTGTCCAGAAACAGCTCCAGAGGTTGCATTTAAGCTTTTAGAAATGTTAACTTCAAAAGAAAAAATGGAAGCAGTTAAAGTTGCTATGGGTTTTAAATTATAAAAATTGAGTTTAAAAAACAAACATTTTCTGTACAGGAATAGTTGCGACATGAATTTGAATATCAGATATACTCTTTGTAGAAAGGAGGATTTCATATGGATTGGCTAAAAAGAATGAACAGTGCGCTAGATTATGTTGAGAGCAATCTAGCAAATGAAATTGATATGAAAGTGGTAGCTCAAAAAGCCTGCTGCTCATCTTACAATTTTCAAAAGATGTTTTCATTTATAACTGAAATATCTATTGCTGAATATGTAAGGCGAAGAAGGCTAACTCTAGCTGCATTTGAAATTCAAAATAGTGATATTAAGATAATAGATGTTGCACTGAAATATGGTTATGAGTCACCTGTTTCATTTACTAGAGCATTTCAAGCATTGCATGGTATAGTACCATCCTTAGCGCGCGAGGGTGGTGTTGTGCTTAAGGCCTATCCACGAATATCCTTTCAAATTTCTATAAAAGGAGAAAGTGAGATGGAATACAGAATCGAAACAAAACAAGCATTTGATATCTTTGGAATTGAGATCATTGGGTCTTTAATAGGAGATGAAAGTTATAAAAATCCTGGCCAACTTTGGCGAGAATGTCAGAAAGATGGAATGTATGATGAGCTATTTGAAAACTCAGGTGATTTACCATCCTTTATCTCACAGGATTTATGCAAGATCCATGGTGCAGCAAACTATAGAAAAACAGAAGAGAATACCTTCCCCTATATTCTTTGCTCTTTTGTAAGTAAAAATAGTAATACGGAAGGCTATAAAATTGTTCATATACCAGAACAAACCTATGCTATCTTTCCTTCAAAATCATTTAAATGGGATGAAATCAGTACAGTTCGATGTTCTTTGGAAAAAAGATTTTATAGTGAATGGCTGCCAACTTCAAACTATGAAAAGGTCGATGGTGCGGAATTTGAAATCTATGGTGGAAATACTGAATATGGATATATTGAATTGTGGTATCCAGTAGTGAAAAAATAATGTAGTCATGGCCGCCCTGAAAAAGGGTGGTTATGGCTTTTTGATTTTTATAAGTTACTTCTGCTGTTTATGTAAGACAAAGATATGATGTTGTGCAAAAGTTTGTAAATTGTAAGAGGAAATTATTGGTGTTTATAGAATTATTGTATTGTTAATGATAAAGCCTTAGGGTAAAAGATATAATACTGTTTATTGTAAGCAATGTTAAAAAAGCTTGCTTTTTAACAAAGATAAATAAGAAGGCAACAGTACATTCTTTTGGAACCCATCTTCTTGAGGGGGGCACTGATTTAAGATTTATATAGGAACTATTAGGCCATTTCAGTTCTAAAATAACTGAAGCATGGAGGAATTACAGTGGATGAAATTGAAATAAAAAAGCTAAACAATAACGAAGAAACTAAGAAATATAAAATTAACATAAATAATAAAAAGAAAGGGCTGAGAATCTATGGGGATATTTGATATATTTAAAAAAAAGAAGCCAAGTTTAAAAAGTGATATCGTGAGGGCATACGAATGGATTTCCACAGCATTAAAAAGTTCTGGTTATAATGCTGACTTTTCAATTGAAAGTTTAAGAGAGATTGATAGATTTTTTGATGAACATACTGAGAATGGGCAAGCAAAGGTTGGAGGGTTATTAGCTGAAAGCCTTGGAATGAGATTATTTGCATTAGGTTCTTATGTTGGAGAAGTTTTAAGACGTCAATACGGAGGAGAATGGAAAACTGATGATAATGATCCCAAAGGTGAAATTAACATTGCAGTGAATCTTGGAAATGGCACCGTAGTTTGGCCTGTTCAGAGAGTAATGAAGAGATTCGAAAATGGTAGCGAAGATGGAATTTATGTATATGGGATAGCATGTAAATAAATTGTTAGTATTATAAATAAAATAAGATATTTTTGTAGGTCGATATAAATAGAAATAAATTGAGGGGGATTTGTTTTGAGCAGATTAATTCGTTATGCTAATTTGGAAGATTCAGAGGTTTTAGGTAAAATTCACTCTGAATCACTACAATCAGCGTTTAAAAATGTTATTCCAGATTATGTTTTAAATGTTGATTTTAGTGTTGAAAGAAGGGTAGCACGTTTTAAAAGGGAATTATTAGAGGGTTCGCCTAGGACCGCTGTTATTTTTGAAGGAAACGAACCAGTAGGTTTAATATCATTTGGAAAATGTAGATATGGTGATAATGATAAATCATGGATAGAGATTTGGAGAGT includes these proteins:
- a CDS encoding membrane lipoprotein lipid attachment site-containing protein; this encodes MKKIIFIFLSLIFMSGCSAKDLTDASTVNVIADSQQEAVSFERGIVYSNTTYGFTFELPESWKGYSIVTDRWEGRAITDSGQAVVETGPQLSIRHPLWSSKQKRQDIPIMIFTSKQWKELQDEKFTVSAAPIGPRLLGRNDKYFFALPPRYNFTFLKGYEEVGDILNSNPLNTLKS
- a CDS encoding ABC transporter permease, producing the protein MEAFLYGILLQWKLDLRNKGILLTYYVVPLIFFGFMGGIFTSITPDTKSTLIQSMSIFGVTMGAILGSPIPISETYGSELKKSYQVGRIPLSIPIINNFISAFVHLFIMSTIIYFVAPAAFHAAVPKNSAMYFIMLAIFIVTSLSIGAILGLTIKATSKLTMVSQFIFLPSLMLSGIMFPTKILPKQLAAFGKIFPATWGFEMMKEANMNFNLLLPLLVIIIICGCASALRIKKLRID
- a CDS encoding ABC transporter ATP-binding protein → MTLAIKIENLIKSYGQNTAIKGISFDVKKGEVFALLGTNGAGKTTTLECIEGIRKYDGGEISINGDFGVQLQSSSLPANIKVIEAFTLFSKWNKSTIDLSLFESLGLSEIKNKQYCQLSTGQKRRLHLALGLIGDPDIIFLDEPTAGLDVEGRAALHEQIRRFKNNGKTIVLSSHDMAEIESLCDRLAILKDGKIAFIGTVEELTKQIQPLIKLQIKTCNPLIKADFFHSTYVETENNYYTYVTTNVSDGLMEILDFLKGSSNPVIDIIILHQSLEESFLGIAKGVK
- a CDS encoding MerR family transcriptional regulator, which produces MKNKDLLTVGELAKLMNVSVRTLQYYDKEGLLTPSFKSEGGRRLYTKKDMVKLHQILSFKYLGFSLEDIKHKLISLDNPDDVVKTLNSQEQALKSQIEKLKEAVAAVQSLRDEVSLIHEVDFNKYADIVTLIRQKNEGYWVVKFFDDTLMTHIKQRFSEQPNLGVALFEKWKSMSDDIVMFNEQKITPESNKGQELAKQWWSFIMDFTGGDMSILPELMKFNKTQQEWSEEMQKKQQIVDEFIGKALNIYWKTNNIQNPFREEKYNDISYKD
- a CDS encoding DJ-1/PfpI family protein; this encodes MKTLLFLAKGVETMELSVFVDVLGWARNDYGYNTEVVTCGFNKEVVSTFNIPIRVDKVIDEINVDDYDALAIPGGFEEFGFYEEAYDEKFLKLIRQFDSKSKIIASICVGALPVGKSGVLKNRKATTYHLKDGCRQKQLNTFGVNVINEPIVVDRNIITSYCPETAPEVAFKLLEMLTSKEKMEAVKVAMGFKL
- a CDS encoding AraC family transcriptional regulator, whose protein sequence is MDWLKRMNSALDYVESNLANEIDMKVVAQKACCSSYNFQKMFSFITEISIAEYVRRRRLTLAAFEIQNSDIKIIDVALKYGYESPVSFTRAFQALHGIVPSLAREGGVVLKAYPRISFQISIKGESEMEYRIETKQAFDIFGIEIIGSLIGDESYKNPGQLWRECQKDGMYDELFENSGDLPSFISQDLCKIHGAANYRKTEENTFPYILCSFVSKNSNTEGYKIVHIPEQTYAIFPSKSFKWDEISTVRCSLEKRFYSEWLPTSNYEKVDGAEFEIYGGNTEYGYIELWYPVVKK
- a CDS encoding GNAT family N-acetyltransferase is translated as MSRLIRYANLEDSEVLGKIHSESLQSAFKNVIPDYVLNVDFSVERRVARFKRELLEGSPRTAVIFEGNEPVGLISFGKCRYGDNDKSWIEIWRVYFIPKFWGSGIAKELMEWGINEILKENFTNIELWVLEENIRARKFYEKMGFTHDNTVQIIDMGKELRELRYIKLW